CGTGGTCGTCGATCATTTCGGACGCCCCGATCCTGAGAAAGGCGTTCACGATCCCGGCTTCAAGACTTTGCTCGGTTATGGCGGAACCGGACGCGTGTGGGTCAAGGTCTCGGGCGCCTACCGATGCGCGGTTCCCGGTTCTGCATTTGTGCGTGAGGCGACGGGCCAGCTTGTCGAACACTTCGGTGCCGAGCGGTTGATGTGGGGAAGCGACTGGCCCCACACTCAGCACGAGCGAGTGATGAATTACGGCCAGTCGTTATCGACGCTTTTGGAACTCGGCCTGGAAGCAGCGGTGGTCGACGCGATTTTATGCACAACCCCTGCGTCGTTCTACGGATTCGAACAGGAATCCACGGACCGCTCGACGCCGGCAGCGGCGGCGCTATAACGTATGTCCTGAGCGAAGCGCGCCAGACCGAAGCCCGCCGTGCTTCATCGGCGACGGTGGACTGCGTCTTCAGGCTAGTGCCGGCGCTCTTTCGGTTATATAGCGATCAGCGCTGCGTCAGCGCCTCGCGAATCGCCGCGAGCCATAACGCCACTGCTTGCGCACCAGGATCCGCGTGACCGAGCGCGCGGTCTCCCACATAACTCGAGCGCCCGCGTCGCGGATGCATCGACGCGGTTTGCGCCGCGCCTTCTACTGCCGCATCAACCGAGGCTTTCAATGCCGCGTCGAGCCCGCCGTCTTCCGACTTTGCAAGCGCGGCTTGCAATGCATCGGCGGCAGGTTTGAGCGCGTCGACCATCGTGCGATCACCAGGATGCGCCCCGCCTAACGCCATCAATCCCGCGACGCCTTCACTGAACGCCGCCGACCACGCCCTCGCCGACGATCCACCGGATTGTTCGAGCGCGACCGCAGCGCGCAATAGCATCACCGCGTAGAGCGGCCCCGAGGTGCCGCCGACCACGCGCCGCACCGTTGCGGACAGGCCGCGCAACACGGCGCCCGGCGTTGACTCCGCGGGATACGTATCGAGTTCATGGAGAATGCCACGCGCGCCGCGCGACAGGCTGATGCCGAGGTCGCCATCGCCGACGCGTTGATCCATGTCGGTCAAGATCGGCTCGGCTTCGAGCAGACAAGCGCAAACGGCTTCGATCACGCGGCGCAGCGTCGCTTCTCGCGTGAGCGTCGCGCCGTTTGTACGATCCGGCGCGGCGGGTGCGGGCCGCACGGAAACCGGTGCGACGCGGCCGCTCAACGCGGGCCATGCGGTGGTGTGCGCGGCGGCATCGAGCCAGCCGAGTCGCTCATCGTCCACGCGCAGCAGTGTCAGCGAGACGCCCGACATTTCGAGCGCGCTCAGGAACGTGCCGGCCCACGCGCGCTCCACGTGAATGCCGCATGCCGCCAGATAGCGAAGCGCAGACCCGGCTACGATGCTCAACTCGCTTGAAGGCGTGCCGCCGAGATTGTTCACCAGCAACGCCACCCGCGCGCCAGGCTGCAGCGACAAGTCGCTGACGATTTTCGCCAGCAGCCTTTCGACGATCGCGTCCGCCGGTTCCATCGTGCCGCGCTCCACGCCGGGTTCGCCGTGAATGCCGAGACCCCATTCGATTTCGCCATCGGCCAGCTCGAAACCCGGCTTGCCGGCGGCCGGCACCGTGCACGGCGTGAGCGCGACGCCCATCGTGCCGAGCGAGGCGGCCGCGTCGCGCGCAATCCGCGCAACCTCCGCCAACGGGCGTCCCGCTGCCGCAGCCGCGCCGGTGATCTTGTGAACCAGCACGGTCCCCGCGAGCCCGCGACGGCCCGCATGGTCGCCGCTCGCCGCCAGCGCGACATCGTCGGCGACGATCACCATTTCCGTGGGGATTCCCTCGGCACGCGCGATCTCGGCGGCGAGGCCGAAGTTGAAGCGATCGCCCGTGTAGTTCTTCACGATCAGCAGGACACCCGCGGCACCGGCTACAGCGCGGATCGCATCGAGCACGGCATCGGTGGAGGGCGACGTGAACACCTCGCCCGCTACCGCGGCGCTCAGCATGCCGTGGCCCACATAGCCGCCATGAGCCGGTTCGTGGCCAGAGCCGCCACCGGAGATCAGCGCGACTTCTCCGCGCGCGGCAACGACCTCGGCATCGGCACGCACGACGATCGTGCTGCCTTGCAATAACGAGAGATTGGGATTGAGCGCCGCGAGTCCGTCGAGCATATCCGGGACGACCGCGGAGACGTCGTTGATGAGCTTCTTCATTGCGTCAGCGTCCTTTAAAGCCGCCGGCCCTGTGTCGCGAGCTCACGGCGGTTTATGCAATTGCGAGACCTGGAGGCTCAACTTTACCCGCATCGGGATGCATGCGACGTGGAGCGGTGAAGGTAGTCAGGCGGATGCCGCCGCACAGTGGCAACCGCGCGTCGATGAAAACGCAGCGACGTGCAGCGACCGCGAACGCGTAAAGGCATCAGCGAACGAGCGAGGCTGGGGCGAACAACAGGCAATACGGAAGGGAGAAACTGACAGGACAGCCGCACGATAACGATGTGCGCCGATGTGGTACGAAAACATGACCGTAGACGAAAGCGGAACCGCTTTCGTCTACGTCACTGATGCGTTGGTAGGCTCGATTGGATTCGAACCAACGACCCCCACCATGTCAAGGTGGTGCTCTAACCAACTGAGCTACGAGCCTTTAGAGGCGCGAATTATAGAGACTCCGTGCGAGGTGCACAAGCCCTGCATGGCAAGTATGTTCACGCATGGGGGGCCGTCGGTTCGTTGCTTCTTTCGTTGCGCGGTTCGTTGCTCAACTCGCTTCAGTTCGCCGATACCCACTCGGTCTGCGCGTCCAACGGAAAAACCGGACGCTTCAAATGCTCGAACTTGAACAGCCCATAATCCGAACTCGTCACGCCGCGGCTATCGCACTCCACCAGGGCTGCGGCGCTTGCAGCGGAAGGTGCGCTGCTTGCCTGAGTCGAAAGTGTACTAACCGTGCTTCCACCGTTAGCCAAACAGCCAGGCACAACGGCCATGCCGGTCCGGCATATCCTAAATGACCATGACGCGGGATCGGACAATTCGAGATGCTGCCCGATTCGACGTTGCGACAAAACGGGGGGATTCGGAAAAAGCGCGCAATCAAGTTGAAAGCTCGTGTGCACCAGTCGGCCGATGCCGATTGGCTTGGGACGGCAATCTCGCCGCTTATGACGAGCAAATTGGGTTGCGATCGTCGCGAGAGGACTCAACCTTTTACCGCTCGCGCCGTTATTGTATCTGCACAGGCATAACACTGGACCGTCATGGCACAACCTATTCCGTTTTCCCGCAAGACTGGCGCTGCACGTGCTCGTCATGACAAGGCCATGCTGTTGCCAATCGCTCGACAGGTCGCCGACGACCTTGCCCTGCGCGTGCATCTGGCGCTCGACGCCTTGCGCCGCGGCTCCGGCAGCACGAGCGATGCGCAAACACTCACACAGGTCATGCTGTTAACGGGTTTTCTGGCTGAATCAGGTTTTGGCTCGACAACGGGCGAGCAGATCGGTGCGGCGGAGAGAGCGGTATCGGCAGTTTTCGATATCGGTCGCGAGACTGGAGAGTGGAGGTTGGACAGCGCGGGGTTCGCGCTTTTCGCCGAAATCGCAACGAATTACGATCGACAACTGCACAGCGCGCCCCTTTGGGCGATCACCGACGCGAGCGAACGACTTGACCGCTTTACCGCAGGCTTGTCGTATCAGATACCGGTGCGGAAAAGGGCTTAACTGAATGGGATGACATCCGGACGCAGTGCCGGTGTGAGCGTGCGATCGCAGTCGTGATGGCATGGCCGGGGGCATGCGCCCCGTGCTGCGTGCGCTTCCTGCGGGCTGTTTTTGTCGCGCTGTTTGCCGCGCCGTGTTTCTGCCGGGCTGTTTCTGCCGGGCTGTTTCTGCCGCACTGTTTCTGCCGGGCTGTTTCTGCCGCACTGTTTCTGCCGCGTAAACGCAGAAACCCCACCGTTTCGGGGTGGGGTTTCTGCTGCTGCTGGGGAGCCTGACGATTACCTACTTTCACACGGGAATCCGCACTATCATCGGCGTGGAGTCGTTTCACGGTCCTGTTCGGGATGGGAAGGGGTGGGACCGACTCGCTATGGTCATCAGGCATGACTTGTTGCCGTACTGCCTTTGGGCAATACAGCCAATCTGGAAGAAGTAGTTTCTGGTGATGCTCACCAGAGGGAGTTGTGTTGTTCGAGGCACAACATCGATCTCTCAACCGTGTGTGGTCTGCATAAGACCCTGCGCGTGGCGCAGGGTGGGGCATCCATAAGTGCTGAAGCACTAACGGCTGCCGACACACACCTGTTATAGGATCAAGCCTTACGGGCAATTAGTATCAGTTAGCTTAACGCATTACTGCGCTTCCACACCTGACCTATCAACGTCCTGGTCTTGAACGACCCTTCAAGGGGCTCGAAGCCCCGGGGATATCTCATCTTAAGGCGAGTTTCCCGCTTAGATGCTTTCAGCGGTTATCTCTTCCGAACATAGCTACCCGGCGATGCCACTGGCGTGACAACCGGTACACCAGAGGTTCGTCCACTCCGGTCCTCTCGTACTAGGAGCAGCCCCCTTCAAATATCCAGCGCCCACGGCAGATAGGGACCAAACTGTCTCACGACGTTTTAAACCCAGCTCACGTACCTCTTTAAATGGCGAACAGCCATACCCTTGGGACCGGCTACAGCCCCAGGATGAGATGAGCCGACATCGAGGTGCCAAACACCGCCGTCGATATGAACTCTTGGGCGGTATCAGCCTGTTATCCCCAGAGTACCTTTTATCCGTTGAGCGATGGCCCTTCCATACAGAACCACCGGATCACTATGACCTGCTTTCGCACCTGCTCGACTTGTCGGTCTCGCAGTTAAGCACGCTTATGCCATTGCACTATCAGCACGATTTCCGACCGTACCTAGCGTACCTTCGTACTCCTCCGTTACACTTTGGGAGGAGACCGCCCCAGTCAAACTGCCTACCATGCACTGTCCCCGACCCGGATCACGGGCCAAGGTTAGAACCTCAAACAAACCAGGGTGGTATTTCAAGGACGGCTCCACGCAGACTGGCGTCCACGCTTCATAGCCTCCCACCTATCCTACACAGATCGGTTCAAAGTCCAATGCAAAGCTACAGTAAAGGTTCATGGGGTCTTTCCGTCTAGCCGCGGGGAGATTGCATCATCACAAACACTTCAACTTCGCTGAGTCTCGGGAGGAGACAGTGTGGCCATCGTTACGCCATTCGTGCAGGTCGGAACTTACCC
This genomic stretch from Paraburkholderia caffeinilytica harbors:
- the dhaK gene encoding dihydroxyacetone kinase subunit DhaK, with protein sequence MKKLINDVSAVVPDMLDGLAALNPNLSLLQGSTIVVRADAEVVAARGEVALISGGGSGHEPAHGGYVGHGMLSAAVAGEVFTSPSTDAVLDAIRAVAGAAGVLLIVKNYTGDRFNFGLAAEIARAEGIPTEMVIVADDVALAASGDHAGRRGLAGTVLVHKITGAAAAAGRPLAEVARIARDAAASLGTMGVALTPCTVPAAGKPGFELADGEIEWGLGIHGEPGVERGTMEPADAIVERLLAKIVSDLSLQPGARVALLVNNLGGTPSSELSIVAGSALRYLAACGIHVERAWAGTFLSALEMSGVSLTLLRVDDERLGWLDAAAHTTAWPALSGRVAPVSVRPAPAAPDRTNGATLTREATLRRVIEAVCACLLEAEPILTDMDQRVGDGDLGISLSRGARGILHELDTYPAESTPGAVLRGLSATVRRVVGGTSGPLYAVMLLRAAVALEQSGGSSARAWSAAFSEGVAGLMALGGAHPGDRTMVDALKPAADALQAALAKSEDGGLDAALKASVDAAVEGAAQTASMHPRRGRSSYVGDRALGHADPGAQAVALWLAAIREALTQR